A genomic window from Sphingobacterium sp. BN32 includes:
- the gldL gene encoding gliding motility protein GldL — protein sequence MARKKRFGFGINTLINWGASVVIIGLMFKILHFKGGEWMIGIGLAVEAVLFFIMGFLSAEEDVDWTRVYPELDEDFKGELPTRSVQQVQVAQPAAIGNTAALDKLLQDAKIDENLIGNLGDGLRTFGDKVAAISKVADTATATNQFADKLNAAATGASQLSHAFERAAADLQTFNESATDMQQFKEQVNTFNKNLSSLNAIYGGMLSAMNPTSGNRS from the coding sequence ATGGCAAGAAAGAAAAGATTCGGATTCGGTATCAACACGCTTATAAACTGGGGTGCCTCAGTAGTCATTATTGGACTAATGTTCAAAATTCTTCATTTTAAAGGTGGTGAGTGGATGATTGGTATAGGCTTGGCCGTAGAAGCTGTATTATTCTTCATCATGGGTTTTTTATCTGCCGAGGAAGATGTGGATTGGACGCGAGTTTATCCGGAGTTAGACGAAGATTTTAAAGGTGAATTGCCAACGCGTAGCGTGCAACAGGTACAGGTTGCACAACCTGCAGCGATCGGTAATACGGCTGCACTCGATAAATTATTGCAAGACGCGAAGATTGATGAAAACCTAATCGGTAACTTAGGAGACGGTCTTCGTACATTCGGCGATAAAGTAGCTGCAATTTCCAAAGTGGCAGATACAGCGACCGCGACTAATCAGTTTGCAGATAAATTAAATGCTGCAGCAACGGGTGCATCACAATTAAGCCATGCCTTTGAACGCGCTGCTGCTGATTTGCAGACATTCAATGAGTCGGCAACGGATATGCAACAATTTAAAGAGCAAGTAAATACTTTCAATAAGAACCTATCATCGTTGAATGCCATCTATGGTGGAATGCTTTCTGCAATGAATCCTACATCTGGAAACAGATCATAA
- the gldN gene encoding gliding motility protein GldN produces MKKLVLAATVFFSLQASAQQENLNNSVDPIQAVDTLPPVDGYVVKSDFENRKVVPYANIRQTDIAFSKRVWREMDLRVKMNQAFASPKSSLINILLEAIQAGELRAYDPTPTKDDPNGDSFKTLLAPDQVMARFGGDSILVEEFNENNEVIGSSYQQRDFDATQVVKFRIKEDWIFDKQRSVFEARIVGIAPLITPQIPGASDIVMPVGGTGTDAGSNAVADPFDPFAVPAQNNTETTTNANPPADVALPPVGGNSFIPQMDATPAFWVYFPEARHVLVNKEVMNRHNDATGLSYDDIFIKRMFASYIVKQSNPEDLRIKDYIADDMERLFESERIKKSLMDYEQDLWSY; encoded by the coding sequence ATGAAAAAGTTAGTATTAGCAGCAACTGTTTTTTTCTCCTTGCAAGCCTCGGCGCAGCAGGAGAACCTGAACAATAGTGTAGACCCTATTCAGGCAGTTGATACCTTGCCTCCAGTTGATGGATATGTAGTGAAATCCGATTTCGAAAACCGGAAGGTCGTACCTTATGCTAATATTCGTCAAACGGATATCGCTTTCAGCAAACGTGTATGGCGCGAAATGGACTTACGTGTGAAGATGAATCAAGCTTTCGCATCTCCTAAGTCAAGTTTAATAAATATTCTCTTGGAGGCGATCCAAGCGGGTGAATTGCGCGCATACGATCCAACGCCTACCAAAGATGATCCTAACGGAGATTCATTTAAGACTTTGCTAGCACCGGATCAGGTGATGGCTCGTTTTGGTGGCGATTCTATCTTGGTGGAAGAATTCAATGAAAATAACGAAGTAATCGGTTCGAGCTATCAGCAGCGTGATTTCGACGCAACGCAGGTAGTGAAGTTCCGTATTAAAGAGGATTGGATATTTGATAAACAACGCTCGGTATTCGAGGCTCGTATTGTGGGCATAGCGCCTTTGATTACTCCTCAGATTCCTGGAGCTTCGGATATTGTAATGCCAGTTGGCGGAACGGGAACAGATGCCGGCAGCAATGCTGTAGCAGATCCATTTGATCCTTTCGCTGTCCCTGCGCAAAACAATACGGAAACAACAACCAATGCGAACCCTCCGGCAGATGTTGCTCTGCCTCCAGTAGGCGGCAATAGTTTTATCCCGCAGATGGATGCAACTCCGGCTTTCTGGGTTTATTTCCCAGAGGCGCGTCATGTGCTTGTCAACAAGGAGGTAATGAACCGCCATAACGACGCGACAGGACTTAGCTATGACGATATCTTTATCAAGCGCATGTTTGCGAGCTATATCGTCAAGCAATCTAATCCGGAAGACCTACGCATCAAAGATTATATCGCTGATGATATGGAGCGCTTGTTTGAATCTGAAAGAATCAAGAAATCGCTCATGGATTACGAGCAAGACCTCTGGTCTTACTAG
- a CDS encoding cupin-like domain-containing protein has protein sequence MKLKPVNSISGIAPNDFVKEYLKKGQPVIIKDFVSKDSPCWSKWSYDYFKEIAGNEQIDVYGREEESQNHAASPPVGRMSFGQYLDKISKEPTELRLFLFNLMKIRPELKKDVIFNDVTGGKVLQWLPYMFFGGEGSATRNHFDIDMSHVFITQFQGKKRIWLFPNDQSDLMYKLPYNFHSIANLKKSSVNEYPGIEYLDGYEAVIGPGETLYMPAGWWHYIQYETEGYSISVRALANSLAEKLKGARNLFVTRHFDDTMRKIFKDKWFDYKIKTAQSRANRAIKKYKK, from the coding sequence GTGAAATTAAAACCTGTAAATAGTATCTCTGGGATTGCTCCAAATGACTTTGTAAAAGAGTATTTGAAGAAGGGTCAGCCGGTCATCATAAAGGATTTCGTAAGTAAGGACAGCCCTTGTTGGTCCAAGTGGAGCTACGATTATTTCAAGGAAATAGCGGGCAACGAGCAAATTGATGTATATGGGCGCGAGGAAGAGTCTCAAAACCACGCAGCAAGTCCTCCAGTGGGGAGAATGAGCTTTGGTCAGTATCTAGATAAAATTAGCAAAGAACCAACCGAATTACGTCTTTTCTTATTCAATTTGATGAAAATACGTCCAGAGTTAAAAAAGGATGTGATCTTCAATGATGTGACGGGAGGAAAGGTTCTTCAGTGGCTACCCTATATGTTCTTTGGCGGAGAGGGTTCTGCGACGCGTAATCACTTCGACATTGATATGTCGCATGTATTCATCACGCAGTTCCAAGGAAAGAAACGTATTTGGTTGTTCCCCAATGATCAGTCTGATTTAATGTATAAGCTTCCTTATAACTTCCATAGCATTGCTAACTTGAAAAAGAGCAGTGTGAATGAATACCCTGGTATTGAATACTTAGACGGTTATGAGGCGGTAATAGGTCCGGGCGAGACATTGTATATGCCAGCAGGATGGTGGCACTATATTCAATACGAAACAGAAGGATATTCAATCTCTGTTCGAGCCTTAGCAAACTCACTTGCTGAGAAGTTGAAAGGGGCCAGAAATCTGTTTGTAACCCGTCATTTCGATGATACGATGCGCAAAATATTTAAGGATAAATGGTTTGATTACAAAATCAAAACGGCGCAGTCTCGTGCGAATCGAGCAATCAAAAAATATAAAAAATAA
- a CDS encoding DNA-3-methyladenine glycosylase I, translating to MSNKELVRCGWCGNDAEYQAYHDQEWGKQVRDDKTLFEFLILESAQAGLSWITILRRRENYRKAFADFDVAKVAAMTEKDQERLLQDPGIIRNKLKIKTTISNAQIFMDIQKEFGSFYNYLYSFMPDQKPIINSYADYREAPATSPISDAIAKDLKKRGIRFFGTTICYAYMQAVGMVNDHMLSCSFR from the coding sequence ATGAGCAATAAAGAGCTAGTTCGCTGTGGCTGGTGCGGCAATGATGCCGAGTATCAAGCCTACCACGATCAGGAGTGGGGAAAACAAGTGAGGGACGACAAAACACTATTTGAGTTTCTCATCCTGGAATCTGCACAAGCAGGTTTAAGCTGGATTACGATCCTACGACGTCGGGAAAACTACAGAAAGGCATTTGCCGATTTCGACGTGGCAAAAGTTGCGGCAATGACAGAGAAAGACCAGGAACGCTTATTACAAGATCCAGGAATTATCAGGAATAAGCTCAAAATTAAAACAACGATCAGCAACGCGCAGATCTTTATGGATATTCAAAAGGAGTTCGGAAGTTTCTACAACTATCTGTATTCGTTTATGCCCGATCAAAAGCCAATCATCAATAGCTATGCGGACTACCGTGAGGCGCCAGCGACCTCCCCTATTTCTGATGCCATTGCCAAGGACTTAAAGAAAAGAGGAATTCGGTTTTTTGGAACCACCATATGCTACGCCTATATGCAGGCGGTAGGCATGGTCAACGACCATATGCTTAGCTGCTCTTTTCGCTAA
- a CDS encoding transposase, translating into MQTNLRLIRKSRVYSDDFKREIVSLFESGKLSVLQLERLYGISNPTIYNWIYKFSNFNEKGQRIMEMKSSSTHKVKAMEQRIRELERMIGQKQIKIDFLEKMIDIAGEDLKVDIRKNFNTPPSDGSGNTQEK; encoded by the coding sequence ATGCAAACAAATTTGCGGTTAATCAGGAAATCACGGGTTTATTCTGATGATTTTAAGCGGGAAATAGTTTCCCTATTTGAGAGTGGGAAGTTGAGTGTTCTACAGTTAGAGCGGCTTTATGGAATAAGTAATCCCACGATCTATAATTGGATCTATAAATTTTCTAACTTTAATGAGAAAGGACAACGTATAATGGAGATGAAATCAAGTAGCACCCACAAAGTAAAAGCCATGGAACAGCGTATCCGTGAACTGGAGCGGATGATCGGCCAGAAGCAGATCAAGATCGATTTCTTGGAGAAGATGATCGACATCGCTGGAGAGGATCTTAAGGTCGATATCAGAAAAAATTTCAACACCCCACCATCGGATGGTTCCGGGAACACGCAGGAAAAATAG
- a CDS encoding IS3 family transposase, whose translation MSKQAVHQRAVRHSRYQVQFAELIEKADKVRKEHPGCGVEKLYYMLRPDFVGRDRFIETMMSLGYRLKVKKNYRRTTRGLSTAYPNLINGLVVGTPNQVWQSDITYFYVGDRFYYGVFIIDVYTKKIVGYQVSNHMQSTANLKALRMALKNNGAPQYHHSDRGAQYHATAYLQLLKENNCRVSMGKSAQDNAYAERINGTIKNEYLDYWKPKTFESLKKMVNRAVKQYNKRRLHNSLHRMSPESFEEKWFREILSPKPLITIFDQVDKL comes from the coding sequence ATGAGCAAACAGGCGGTGCATCAGCGCGCTGTTCGCCATTCCCGTTATCAGGTTCAATTCGCTGAGCTGATCGAAAAAGCGGATAAAGTGCGTAAGGAACATCCCGGTTGTGGGGTGGAAAAACTGTATTATATGCTCCGTCCGGATTTTGTGGGGAGAGATCGTTTCATAGAGACCATGATGTCTTTAGGATATCGATTGAAGGTCAAGAAGAACTATCGCAGGACGACTCGCGGGCTTTCCACAGCCTACCCTAATCTGATCAATGGCTTGGTTGTAGGGACTCCCAATCAGGTTTGGCAATCGGACATCACCTACTTCTACGTGGGCGATAGGTTCTACTATGGAGTGTTCATTATCGACGTTTACACCAAAAAGATCGTTGGATATCAAGTATCCAATCATATGCAGTCAACAGCTAATCTTAAGGCACTACGAATGGCCCTTAAGAATAACGGGGCACCCCAATATCATCATTCAGACCGAGGTGCCCAATATCATGCGACAGCTTATCTGCAGCTGTTGAAAGAGAATAATTGCAGGGTGAGCATGGGCAAGAGTGCCCAGGACAATGCATACGCTGAGCGGATCAATGGAACCATCAAGAATGAGTATCTGGATTATTGGAAGCCCAAGACGTTCGAAAGCTTAAAAAAAATGGTCAATAGAGCTGTCAAACAGTACAATAAACGAAGACTGCACAACTCATTACATAGGATGTCGCCAGAGAGTTTCGAAGAAAAGTGGTTTAGGGAGATATTGTCTCCTAAACCACTAATAACTATATTTGATCAAGTTGATAAATTGTAA
- a CDS encoding substrate-binding domain-containing protein, whose amino-acid sequence MCNAALKKSIVALLSVFIMQQHSNAQEHRFDPPWNPSPESAVNFTIPGIDNVPDLYGDIVDPQLVIFFAGNQFMCIPELITAFKKKHPEYERIFVETLPPGILAKQIEGGSITIGNLRITHKPDVYAAGTNRIQGMKEHFSKIDTYAFNKLTIMVPAGNPLKVTGIKDLANPKLRIAMPNPAWEGVGNQIVSVYNKIGGKQLEQQIMENKVKDGTTYLTKIHHRESPMRILYQQADAAPVWYSEVVFQKLLKHPVDEVAIPEADNVRAKYQIASLKNAPRPKAATDFLNFMQTKEAREIYKKYGFETP is encoded by the coding sequence ATGTGCAACGCAGCCTTAAAGAAATCTATTGTCGCATTATTAAGTGTTTTCATCATGCAACAACACAGCAACGCCCAAGAGCATAGATTTGATCCCCCATGGAATCCTTCACCGGAGTCCGCTGTCAATTTCACCATCCCTGGAATTGACAATGTCCCGGATTTATATGGCGATATCGTCGATCCGCAATTGGTGATCTTCTTCGCCGGTAATCAGTTTATGTGCATTCCGGAGCTGATTACAGCCTTTAAAAAGAAACATCCGGAATACGAGCGTATTTTCGTAGAAACCCTGCCTCCAGGTATTCTGGCGAAACAGATTGAAGGAGGCTCCATTACGATCGGAAATCTTCGCATTACGCATAAACCCGATGTTTATGCTGCTGGAACAAACAGAATACAAGGTATGAAGGAGCATTTCAGCAAGATTGACACGTATGCTTTCAATAAACTCACCATTATGGTGCCGGCGGGAAACCCATTGAAAGTAACCGGCATTAAAGATTTGGCTAACCCTAAGTTGCGCATCGCTATGCCTAATCCGGCTTGGGAAGGTGTGGGAAATCAGATCGTATCAGTTTACAACAAGATTGGCGGTAAACAACTGGAACAGCAAATCATGGAAAACAAGGTAAAGGATGGCACGACCTATCTGACGAAGATTCACCATCGCGAAAGTCCGATGCGGATCTTATATCAACAGGCCGACGCTGCGCCAGTATGGTATTCTGAAGTTGTCTTTCAGAAACTGCTTAAGCACCCTGTTGATGAAGTTGCGATTCCAGAAGCTGATAATGTGAGAGCAAAGTATCAGATTGCTAGCCTTAAGAATGCTCCTAGGCCGAAGGCAGCAACAGATTTTCTAAATTTTATGCAGACAAAAGAAGCAAGAGAGATTTATAAGAAATATGGTTTTGAAACACCATAA
- a CDS encoding SUMF1/EgtB/PvdO family nonheme iron enzyme: protein MILKPFKRILQVALFLTAALTGCNRPDSSGELVGTRLDRLKENKTPYGMVLIPGGTFIMGQSDEDITFSQTSQNRQVTIAPFYMDDTEISNSEYRQFVNWVRDSILIYNHLNDPSYFKTSATGESKHIDWERVRKNSPWNAQSQAQQEALNQMYYQGEDRIFGKNELDVRQLTYHYEWYDLRAAVAAKNDPSKKRSDFILRDTMLIYPDTTVWLTDFSYAQNEPLVESYFSHASYDEYPVVGVTWRQAQAFNTWRTLLFNNNAANKRREERAPYQLPSEAQWEYAARGGKIGTQFPWGGPTARNAKGCLMANFKPGRGNYLDDGAAYTAPVYSYFPNDYGLYNMAGNVAEWTQSSYNESAYSFVHDMNPTYTYHASPSDHETMKRKVIRGGSWKDVGYFLQNSTRQYEYQDTAKAYLGFRSVLAYKGVLNR from the coding sequence ATGATACTTAAACCTTTCAAACGTATACTCCAGGTTGCATTATTTTTAACGGCTGCACTTACTGGATGTAATAGACCGGACAGCTCAGGCGAATTGGTTGGTACTCGGTTAGACAGGTTAAAGGAGAATAAGACACCTTATGGAATGGTACTCATCCCGGGGGGAACTTTTATTATGGGGCAGTCTGATGAAGATATCACCTTTTCTCAAACCTCGCAGAATAGACAAGTTACCATCGCTCCATTCTATATGGACGACACCGAAATTTCAAATAGCGAATATCGTCAGTTTGTAAACTGGGTTCGTGACTCCATCTTAATTTATAACCACCTCAATGATCCTTCGTACTTCAAGACTTCTGCAACGGGAGAGTCTAAACATATCGATTGGGAGAGAGTGCGCAAGAATTCGCCGTGGAATGCACAGTCACAAGCACAACAAGAAGCTTTGAACCAAATGTATTACCAAGGGGAGGATCGCATTTTTGGTAAGAATGAATTGGATGTACGTCAATTGACCTACCATTATGAATGGTACGACTTACGTGCTGCTGTTGCTGCAAAAAATGATCCTTCAAAAAAACGTTCTGATTTTATCCTCAGAGATACGATGTTAATCTATCCGGATACAACCGTTTGGTTAACAGATTTCTCCTATGCTCAGAATGAGCCCTTAGTGGAAAGTTATTTCTCGCATGCTTCTTACGATGAATATCCGGTGGTAGGGGTGACCTGGCGACAAGCACAGGCGTTCAACACCTGGAGAACATTATTGTTCAACAACAATGCTGCGAATAAGCGTCGCGAAGAACGTGCTCCTTATCAATTGCCTTCCGAGGCGCAATGGGAGTATGCTGCCCGTGGCGGTAAGATCGGTACTCAATTCCCCTGGGGCGGTCCGACCGCGCGCAATGCTAAAGGTTGTTTGATGGCGAATTTCAAGCCTGGCCGTGGAAATTACTTAGATGATGGTGCTGCCTATACAGCTCCGGTCTATTCCTATTTCCCGAACGATTATGGATTGTACAACATGGCCGGTAATGTGGCAGAATGGACGCAGTCGAGTTACAATGAATCGGCCTATTCATTCGTTCATGATATGAACCCTACCTATACTTACCATGCATCTCCGTCTGATCATGAGACGATGAAGCGCAAGGTTATTCGTGGTGGCTCATGGAAAGACGTCGGCTACTTCCTGCAAAATTCAACACGTCAGTACGAATACCAGGATACGGCGAAAGCTTATTTGGGCTTCCGTAGCGTATTAGCCTATAAAGGGGTTTTGAATAGATAA
- the gldM gene encoding gliding motility protein GldM, translating to MAGIKETPRQKMIGILYLVLLGLVALNVSDSLLDAFKNLGDSLKTSTENTQTGIDNMFLSFRETKMKENPERAQPLLTKAEQAQKLVAALTGKVAEYNRLFMEEGGGLEESTGDVSKRSNVDISPRLMINQGRGKELRDLINKTAAELKKLTNNEVDFALLAADPKARGGVKKSWEEANFGDGIPLTAAITALEKINADAKNAESAVVKHIFGKMDQAVVNLDRFSAVAVAPTSYLIQGQPYTAKVFLTAYDSKSTPQISVNGNPLQVVDGQGVYSVNTSSEGVFSWKGLISVQQTDGTVKTYETDPISYQVARPSAVVSPDKMNVLYIGVDNPISVSAPGIARENLIVSGSGVSISGSGGKYNARVSSTGEATVNVSAKIGDKTQQLSSTKFRVKRIPKPTARVAGKTGGRISAAQLRGQNVVAASLDNFEFDAKFRISKFNMYIAKPRVDPIGPYTTSGSNFSGQMKSGLSGVTSGSVVMIYDIVGVGPDGVAQNLDPITFQVTN from the coding sequence ATGGCAGGAATAAAAGAAACACCAAGGCAGAAGATGATCGGGATCCTTTATTTGGTTCTACTAGGCCTAGTAGCGCTAAATGTAAGTGATTCTCTTCTAGATGCTTTCAAAAACTTGGGTGATAGTTTAAAGACTTCGACAGAAAATACCCAAACGGGTATCGATAATATGTTCCTCTCTTTCCGTGAAACGAAAATGAAAGAGAACCCGGAACGTGCGCAACCCTTGTTAACCAAAGCGGAGCAAGCACAGAAACTAGTAGCAGCATTGACAGGCAAGGTAGCTGAGTATAATCGCTTGTTTATGGAAGAAGGTGGTGGCTTGGAAGAAAGCACCGGCGATGTAAGCAAACGTAGCAACGTTGATATATCCCCTCGACTGATGATCAATCAGGGTCGCGGAAAAGAATTGCGCGATTTGATTAATAAGACCGCTGCGGAATTGAAGAAATTAACCAACAACGAGGTTGATTTTGCGCTTTTAGCAGCAGATCCGAAGGCTCGCGGAGGGGTAAAGAAATCTTGGGAAGAAGCTAACTTTGGCGATGGTATTCCCTTGACCGCTGCGATCACAGCATTAGAGAAAATCAATGCAGACGCAAAGAATGCAGAGTCTGCAGTGGTTAAACATATTTTTGGCAAGATGGATCAAGCAGTAGTCAACTTAGACCGTTTCTCGGCAGTTGCTGTTGCGCCTACGTCTTACTTAATCCAAGGGCAGCCTTACACAGCAAAAGTATTCTTGACGGCTTACGACTCGAAGTCTACACCTCAGATTTCTGTTAATGGGAATCCTTTGCAAGTTGTTGATGGTCAAGGGGTCTACTCGGTTAATACTTCCTCAGAAGGGGTGTTCAGCTGGAAAGGCTTAATCAGCGTACAGCAAACCGACGGTACAGTGAAAACCTACGAAACGGATCCGATTTCTTATCAGGTGGCTCGCCCTTCGGCAGTGGTATCTCCAGATAAGATGAACGTGTTATACATCGGTGTTGACAATCCTATTTCGGTTTCTGCACCAGGTATTGCTCGTGAGAATCTGATCGTTTCAGGATCCGGTGTGTCGATTTCGGGATCTGGAGGCAAGTATAATGCTCGCGTATCTTCAACAGGAGAAGCGACAGTGAATGTATCAGCAAAGATTGGCGACAAGACACAGCAGTTGAGCAGCACGAAGTTCCGTGTGAAGCGTATTCCTAAACCAACGGCTCGCGTTGCTGGTAAAACCGGAGGTCGTATTTCCGCTGCGCAATTGCGCGGACAGAACGTTGTCGCCGCCTCATTAGATAATTTCGAATTTGATGCCAAATTCCGCATCTCAAAATTCAATATGTATATCGCAAAACCACGTGTAGATCCAATAGGACCTTACACAACCAGTGGATCTAACTTTAGCGGACAGATGAAGTCTGGCTTGTCAGGTGTGACCAGTGGTTCGGTGGTAATGATCTATGATATCGTAGGGGTAGGGCCTGATGGCGTTGCCCAAAACTTGGACCCTATTACGTTCCAGGTTACCAATTAA
- a CDS encoding uroporphyrinogen-III synthase has product MQIDVERSKKVKSILVTLPKPENDKSPYFTLAEKYNLRLDFRGFIHVEGVPAKDVRKDKVNFADHTAVIFTSKNAVDHFFRVCEEMRFEVSAEMKYFCISETIALYLQKYIQYRKRKIFFGKQTAKDLEDVLKKHNKEKFLFPCSDVANEETQRWLQENGYDFTPAVLFRTVISDIKDLKDVFYDIIVFFSPSSVQSLYENFPDFVQNKTRIAAFGSSTQQALLDHDLILDIPAPTPNAPSMTMAIEQYIKQVNK; this is encoded by the coding sequence ATGCAGATTGATGTAGAAAGATCCAAAAAAGTAAAGAGCATTCTTGTTACTTTACCAAAACCTGAAAACGATAAATCTCCCTACTTCACCTTAGCTGAGAAATACAATCTACGATTGGACTTCCGCGGTTTTATCCATGTGGAGGGCGTTCCGGCTAAAGATGTACGAAAAGATAAGGTAAACTTTGCGGACCATACTGCAGTGATTTTTACGAGTAAAAATGCTGTGGATCACTTCTTTAGAGTTTGTGAAGAAATGCGTTTTGAAGTTTCCGCAGAGATGAAATATTTCTGTATCTCCGAAACCATTGCTCTATATTTACAGAAATACATACAGTACCGCAAGCGTAAGATTTTCTTCGGGAAGCAAACTGCAAAAGATCTGGAAGACGTGTTGAAAAAGCACAATAAAGAGAAGTTCTTATTCCCATGCTCTGACGTAGCAAACGAAGAAACACAACGTTGGTTGCAGGAAAATGGATATGATTTTACACCGGCCGTATTATTCAGAACGGTGATCAGCGACATCAAAGATCTAAAGGATGTGTTCTACGATATTATCGTGTTCTTCAGCCCTTCAAGCGTGCAGTCATTATACGAAAACTTCCCTGATTTCGTGCAGAACAAAACGCGCATCGCAGCTTTCGGCTCCAGCACGCAACAGGCGCTTCTAGATCATGACCTTATTCTTGATATCCCTGCTCCAACTCCGAATGCTCCAAGCATGACGATGGCAATCGAGCAGTATATTAAGCAAGTGAATAAATAG
- a CDS encoding DUF4271 domain-containing protein, producing MKHRVLFSFLLICTVLFGFAQQGTATVPVRATQSGLPADSLLVSDSLAQDSPLDSLDSAFKYTEIIPGLRKDNNFLTERLQQQLEVGHYDLLFGVERLQASTSAEGIVSGKFKAERPIWVLLVVFFLFLILAIIRIVFPMELRTIVDAYYKERLLLQVSKEDNLATSWPYIFLYALFSLSLGLFIVLVMSSFSDKNYLTFENFIKNAIFVAALFIAKILIIRFVSFIFSLEKIVREYVAVLYLVYFNSMFLLMPFLLALLFVPVEYFQFITVVYIVLIIILFTYRFLRTALHLFGNFKFSIFYLILYLCSLELAPILILVRALSK from the coding sequence ATGAAACATCGTGTGCTATTCAGTTTTCTATTAATTTGTACGGTATTGTTTGGTTTTGCCCAACAAGGTACTGCTACTGTACCGGTAAGAGCGACGCAGTCGGGCTTACCTGCTGATAGTCTACTAGTTAGCGATAGTTTAGCACAGGATTCGCCGTTAGACTCCTTGGATTCAGCATTTAAATATACTGAAATCATCCCCGGTTTAAGGAAAGATAATAATTTCTTAACAGAGCGTCTTCAGCAACAGCTGGAAGTTGGACACTATGACTTGTTGTTTGGTGTGGAACGATTACAAGCATCTACGAGTGCGGAGGGGATTGTTTCGGGGAAGTTCAAAGCGGAGCGTCCGATTTGGGTGCTGCTTGTTGTTTTCTTCCTATTCTTAATTTTAGCGATTATACGCATCGTTTTCCCGATGGAATTGCGTACGATCGTCGATGCTTATTACAAGGAGAGGTTGTTATTACAAGTTAGTAAAGAGGATAATTTGGCGACTTCCTGGCCCTATATTTTTCTGTATGCCTTGTTTAGCCTGTCGCTCGGTCTCTTCATTGTGTTGGTTATGTCGAGTTTCAGCGACAAAAATTATCTTACTTTTGAGAATTTTATAAAAAATGCAATTTTCGTTGCGGCTTTATTCATTGCTAAGATTTTAATTATTCGCTTTGTATCTTTTATATTTTCTTTAGAAAAGATTGTGCGTGAGTATGTTGCAGTACTGTACCTCGTCTATTTTAACAGTATGTTTTTATTGATGCCCTTCTTGTTGGCTCTGCTGTTCGTACCGGTTGAATATTTTCAATTTATTACGGTTGTTTACATTGTTTTAATAATAATTTTATTCACTTACCGCTTCCTACGGACTGCTTTACACCTGTTCGGGAATTTCAAGTTTTCGATTTTTTATTTAATTCTTTATCTTTGCAGTCTCGAACTAGCACCTATTTTAATATTAGTTAGAGCACTTAGTAAATAA
- a CDS encoding phosphoribosyltransferase, which translates to MKNIIIDDLHFELMIDYDQIQKRIRLIGIDINLRYEDKHPVFIGVLNGCFMFMADLMKQVHIPCEMSFVKLASYSGTDQGRISELIGVGMDLTGRHVVIVEDIVDTGKSLVHTIEALERLQVASISVATLLMKPDCLLYTFDNIMYVGFEIEKEFVVGYGLDYNGQCRNLQHIYKQFDPQLSEKSS; encoded by the coding sequence ATGAAAAACATCATTATAGACGACCTGCATTTTGAGTTGATGATCGATTATGATCAGATTCAAAAGCGTATCCGACTTATCGGAATTGATATCAATCTTCGTTACGAGGATAAGCATCCGGTCTTTATTGGGGTGCTGAATGGTTGTTTTATGTTTATGGCAGATTTGATGAAGCAAGTCCATATACCCTGCGAAATGTCATTTGTTAAATTAGCATCCTATTCTGGCACAGACCAGGGCCGTATCTCGGAGTTGATCGGTGTGGGTATGGATCTGACAGGGCGCCATGTGGTGATTGTAGAAGATATCGTCGATACAGGTAAGTCGTTGGTGCATACGATTGAGGCTTTGGAAAGGCTTCAGGTGGCGAGTATTTCTGTCGCAACATTGCTGATGAAACCCGATTGCTTGTTGTATACTTTTGATAATATCATGTATGTAGGTTTCGAGATCGAGAAGGAGTTTGTCGTAGGCTATGGCCTGGACTACAACGGTCAATGTCGAAACCTACAGCACATCTATAAGCAGTTTGATCCGCAGCTTAGCGAAAAGAGCAGCTAA